In Phyllopteryx taeniolatus isolate TA_2022b chromosome 1, UOR_Ptae_1.2, whole genome shotgun sequence, the following proteins share a genomic window:
- the tmem115 gene encoding transmembrane protein 115 — MNRYLPVARQHFLAALASTSVVVKAISALVVLLYLLSWALDTSYVLGVTPGYLFPPNFWVWTLVTHGIVEEHVWGVAASVGTVMSCGRLLEPLWGALELLIFFAVVNVSAGLLAGLSYLLTYVATFNLDFLFAVRVHGVAGFLGGVLVALKQTMGDTTVLRVPQVRLKAAPALVLLLLALLRLSGLLESATPLAAYSYGALSGWVYLRFYQRHSRGRGDMSDHFAFASFFPEALQPAVGLLAGLVHSALVKVKVCRKMVKRYDVGAPSSITISLPGTDPQDAERRRQLALKALNERLKRVEDQSAWPSMDDEEDDEVDEIRTDMQPLLPHDPTSSMPRPAASGPVGMTLSSSSMSQSGGAQANPESSIISFEDAPSRS; from the exons ATGAATCGTTACCTGCCTGTGGCAAGGCAGCACTTCCTTGCTGCACTAGCGAGCACTAGTGTGGTTGTGAAAGCCATCAGTGCCCTGGTGGTTCTCCTCTACCTGCTCTCCTGGGCCCTGGACACATCGTATGTACTGGGGGTTACCCCAGGATATCTGTTCCCTCCTAACTTCTGGGTGTGGACACTGGTCACCCATGGGATCGTGGAAGAGCATGTGTGGGGCGTGGCAGCCAGTGTTGGGACAGTCATGTCATGTGGGCGCCTGCTGGAGCCTTTGTGGGGCGCACTGGAACTGCTGATCTTCTTTGCCGTGGTAAATGTATCCGCAGGCCTTCTAGCAGGCCTCTCCTACCTCCTCACCTATGTGGCCACCTTCAACCTGGACTTCTTGTTTGCTGTCCGTGTCCATGGAGTGGCCGGATTCCTGGGAGGAGTCCTTGTGGCACTGAAGCAGACCATGGGGGATACAACGGTGCTCAGAGTTCCACAG GTAAGGCTCAAAGCAGCTCCAGCTttggtcctcctcctcctggctTTACTGCGTCTCTCAGGCCTCCTGGAAAGTGCCACCCCCCTTGCAGCATACAGTTACGGCGCCCTGTCCGGCTGGGTGTACCTGCGCTTCTATCAGAGGCACAGCAGGGGCCGTGGCGACATGTCGGACCACTTTGCTTTTGCAAGTTTCTTCCCAGAGGCGCTGCAGCCGGCGGTGGGTCTGCTGGCAGGTTTGGTCCATTCTGCCTTGGTGAAGGTGAAGGTGTGCAGGAAGATGGTGAAGAGGTACGACGTGGGCGCGCCGTCGTCCATCACCATCAGCCTGCCGGGGACAGACCCACAAGATGCTGAGAGGAGGAG ACAACTGGCCCTCAAGGCTCTGAACGAGCGTCTCAAGCGCGTGGAGGACCAGTCTGCTTGGCCCAGTATGGACGACGAGGAAGACGACGAGGTTGATGAGATCCGGACCGACATGCAACCACTCCTCCCGCATGACCCCACCTCTTCTATGCCCCGGCCAGCAGCGAGTGGACCTGTTGGCATGACCCTCTCCTCATCCTCAATGTCACAGAGCGGCGGAGCACAGGCCAACCCGGAGTCGAGCATCATCAGCTTCGAGGACGCACCCTCTAGATCGTAA